One segment of Mycolicibacterium baixiangningiae DNA contains the following:
- a CDS encoding alpha/beta hydrolase encodes MTIALSSNHPRNEGRMKNVIRCGAAALATLAAIAAGTVPTSQASPPERPTVVMVHGAWADTSSWDGELNALKDKGYAARAIANPLRNLITDARSVASFLATINGPVVLVGHSYGGAVISEAAASSPNVKALVFVDAYIPEVGESVSTLNGDGSVIYSLTEQQLFDTFPDRDSPDGAIDLLLKKDVFQQHFASDLPAEHSARLWASERVTSTAALKTSSTTTAWKTVPSWAFVSTGDQIITAGSKHAMAQRAGAHITTFEGGSHVTLISHPDAVAAVIESAATGVA; translated from the coding sequence GTGACGATCGCCCTCAGCAGCAACCACCCAAGGAACGAAGGTCGGATGAAGAACGTGATTCGTTGTGGTGCGGCCGCGCTGGCAACCCTCGCGGCCATTGCGGCCGGCACGGTTCCAACGTCGCAAGCCTCGCCCCCCGAACGACCCACCGTTGTGATGGTGCATGGCGCCTGGGCCGACACCTCGAGCTGGGATGGCGAGCTCAATGCGCTGAAGGACAAGGGATACGCAGCGCGAGCGATTGCCAATCCGCTCCGGAACCTGATCACCGACGCCCGCTCGGTGGCCTCGTTTCTTGCGACGATCAATGGGCCCGTCGTCCTTGTCGGGCACTCCTACGGGGGCGCGGTGATCAGCGAGGCGGCGGCCAGCAGCCCAAATGTGAAGGCGCTGGTCTTCGTCGACGCGTACATCCCGGAAGTCGGCGAATCCGTCAGCACCCTGAACGGCGACGGCTCTGTCATCTACTCCCTGACAGAGCAGCAGCTCTTCGACACATTTCCCGACCGTGACTCCCCAGACGGGGCCATCGACCTGTTGCTCAAGAAAGACGTCTTTCAGCAGCACTTCGCGAGCGACTTACCGGCTGAGCACAGTGCAAGACTGTGGGCCAGCGAACGGGTGACTTCGACTGCGGCGCTGAAAACCTCCAGCACGACGACCGCATGGAAGACAGTGCCCTCTTGGGCCTTTGTGAGCACCGGTGACCAGATCATCACAGCTGGCTCTAAACACGCGATGGCGCAGCGAGCAGGCGCCCACATCACCACCTTCGAAGGCGGCTCACACGTCACGCTGATCAGCCACCCCGACGCGGTTGCAGCGGTCATCGAATCCGCCGCCACCGGCGTTGCGTGA
- a CDS encoding putative quinol monooxygenase, with product MPAPTIVVVAHWRTTEADLPEVLEYAAAVRPLSLAEPGCLGYEILQDTEEPTHVVLVEHYRDSTALDAHMNSSHYQELVVGRIRPLLTDRTVELLQPRDAGGAHSPTQPLPER from the coding sequence ATGCCCGCACCGACGATCGTCGTCGTCGCGCACTGGCGAACCACCGAGGCTGACCTGCCCGAGGTCCTCGAGTATGCGGCTGCCGTGCGTCCGCTGTCACTAGCCGAGCCTGGCTGCTTGGGGTACGAGATCCTTCAAGACACAGAAGAACCGACGCACGTCGTGCTTGTTGAGCACTACCGCGACAGCACCGCCCTCGACGCGCACATGAATTCGTCTCACTACCAGGAATTGGTCGTCGGACGAATCCGTCCGCTACTGACGGATAGAACAGTAGAGCTACTGCAACCCCGCGACGCGGGGGGAGCTCACAGCCCAACACAACCCTTACCCGAACGCTGA
- a CDS encoding SDR family NAD(P)-dependent oxidoreductase: protein MGKLDGKVAVITGATSGMALASAKLFVEEGAYVFITGRRQDALDEAVELIGRNVTGVQGDAANLADLDRLFETVKQEKGSIDVLYANAGVGEEVKLGEITEEHFDQTFGLNTRGTLFTVQKALPLFNDGGSIVMTSSVSSIKGLPGWSVYAASKAALHAYARVWLNELKDRRIRVNVLSPGLVLTPSMEEATANPETRKQVEAMVPRGEVGQPDEVATVALFLASDDSSYVNGQLLHVDGGAGAI from the coding sequence ATGGGAAAGCTCGATGGCAAGGTTGCGGTGATCACCGGCGCGACAAGCGGTATGGCCTTGGCCAGCGCAAAGCTGTTCGTGGAAGAAGGGGCCTACGTCTTCATCACGGGCCGGCGACAGGACGCGTTGGACGAGGCCGTGGAGCTGATCGGCCGGAACGTGACTGGCGTGCAAGGCGACGCCGCCAACCTGGCGGACCTCGACCGGCTGTTCGAGACGGTCAAGCAGGAAAAGGGCAGTATCGACGTGCTTTATGCGAACGCCGGAGTGGGCGAGGAAGTCAAGCTGGGTGAGATCACCGAGGAGCACTTCGATCAGACCTTCGGGCTGAATACGCGCGGGACCTTGTTCACGGTGCAGAAGGCTCTGCCGCTCTTCAACGACGGCGGTTCGATCGTCATGACGTCTTCGGTCTCCTCGATTAAGGGTTTGCCCGGCTGGAGTGTGTATGCGGCGAGCAAGGCTGCGCTGCACGCCTACGCCCGGGTATGGCTCAACGAGCTCAAGGACAGGCGGATCCGGGTGAACGTGTTGAGTCCGGGCCTGGTCTTGACACCGTCGATGGAAGAAGCGACGGCGAATCCCGAGACGCGGAAGCAGGTCGAGGCCATGGTTCCGCGCGGCGAGGTCGGCCAGCCGGACGAGGTTGCGACGGTCGCCCTCTTTCTTGCCTCCGATGACTCCAGCTATGTCAACGGCCAGTTACTCCACGTCGACGGCGGCGCCGGGGCAATTTGA
- a CDS encoding EthD family reductase, translating into MPETKITAIYDNPRDPAAFEAAYESEQLEAARRIPGHIRFEASKVWPKEDGSPTPAYRMIDLYFTDYASASAAVQTPEAGAFFEALSRLSTGGLRVLFSEIEISTGY; encoded by the coding sequence ATGCCAGAAACCAAGATTACGGCCATCTACGACAACCCCCGCGATCCCGCGGCATTCGAAGCGGCCTACGAGTCAGAACAATTGGAAGCTGCCCGTCGCATTCCAGGACACATACGCTTCGAAGCATCCAAGGTCTGGCCGAAGGAGGACGGCAGCCCTACGCCTGCCTATCGCATGATCGACCTCTATTTTACGGATTACGCCTCAGCAAGTGCTGCGGTGCAGACGCCGGAGGCGGGCGCATTCTTTGAGGCGCTGAGCCGGTTGTCCACAGGCGGTTTGCGAGTCCTGTTTTCGGAAATCGAGATCTCCACGGGCTACTAA
- a CDS encoding AraC family transcriptional regulator has product MSHSSDFRLTPQAPSARRGLFADRQIDYGPSLLDVLSAHAHTEGVNAGLWPDSHTYRLSRPSPLRWNESRRLSVGVIIRAPRTHVRIGGQHLSAHSSYVVFDSARHLDCHIVKASPQEPVLSFVLHLNPQLIRSVASNMRGAAPAAGQFGDSDQRAAVSELDPELADTVLRFLASLWNVSDRHVLAPLHVQELVYRLVQRNHDSNVLQLASRQPVGAPMSAVVDYISTHLAEPLTVDALAAQACLSPSAFSRAFRDMTGQSPYQFVKTLRMERAQRLLDEGHLGVTDVARAVGYTTASHFIREFRGRFGITPGMARAMVYQAPNMGSVSPTRTDAVTSSRRCG; this is encoded by the coding sequence GTGTCGCACAGCAGCGATTTTCGCCTCACGCCCCAGGCTCCTTCGGCCAGGCGGGGGTTGTTCGCGGACCGACAGATTGATTATGGGCCGTCATTGTTGGACGTACTGAGCGCCCATGCGCACACCGAAGGCGTCAACGCCGGCCTATGGCCTGACTCCCATACCTATCGACTATCGCGTCCAAGTCCACTGCGCTGGAACGAAAGTCGACGACTGTCTGTCGGCGTCATCATCCGAGCACCGCGAACCCATGTGCGCATCGGTGGACAGCATCTATCCGCCCACTCCAGCTATGTCGTATTCGACAGCGCACGACATCTCGACTGCCATATCGTGAAAGCCTCACCACAAGAGCCAGTTCTGTCTTTTGTCCTGCACCTAAATCCGCAGCTCATCCGGTCGGTGGCATCCAACATGCGCGGCGCGGCGCCGGCGGCTGGGCAGTTCGGCGATTCGGACCAGCGGGCCGCGGTATCCGAACTCGACCCGGAGCTCGCCGACACGGTCCTGCGTTTCTTGGCATCACTGTGGAACGTCAGCGACCGACACGTCTTGGCACCGCTTCATGTGCAGGAATTGGTGTACCGCCTGGTGCAGCGAAACCATGATTCGAACGTGCTGCAACTGGCGTCAAGGCAACCCGTCGGGGCCCCGATGTCAGCAGTCGTGGACTACATCTCCACACATCTGGCCGAGCCGCTGACGGTCGACGCATTGGCCGCCCAGGCATGCCTGAGCCCGTCGGCATTCTCCCGAGCGTTCCGCGACATGACCGGCCAATCGCCCTATCAGTTCGTCAAGACCCTGCGAATGGAGCGGGCTCAGCGGTTGCTCGACGAGGGCCACCTCGGCGTCACCGATGTGGCGCGCGCGGTCGGGTACACAACTGCCTCGCACTTCATACGGGAATTCCGCGGCCGATTCGGCATCACACCTGGCATGGCGCGGGCCATGGTGTACCAGGCACCCAACATGGGGTCGGTTTCGCCGACTCGGACCGACGCGGTCACCAGTTCCCGCCGATGCGGGTGA
- a CDS encoding helix-turn-helix domain-containing protein, whose amino-acid sequence MSLSTLGAHVGSSASMLSRIETGDRRASLELVLRIALTYGITLDEVLGFPGYAGHEVPSERVIHTTDMVAWRLTRSTVTPQPYKVVYSPTDSVPPQPLPTHSGWKWVYVLSGRLRVRLRARDVVLESGEAMEIDTTEPHWTGSTGEGVTEILMLIGPAGERFVVR is encoded by the coding sequence ATGTCGCTCAGCACTCTGGGAGCCCATGTCGGCAGCTCGGCGAGCATGCTGTCTCGCATCGAGACCGGCGATCGGCGGGCAAGCCTGGAACTCGTGTTGCGGATCGCCTTGACCTATGGCATCACCCTCGACGAGGTGCTCGGGTTCCCGGGATACGCCGGCCACGAGGTGCCTAGCGAGCGGGTGATCCACACGACCGACATGGTGGCGTGGCGGCTGACCCGCAGCACGGTGACTCCGCAGCCGTACAAGGTGGTCTACTCGCCGACTGATTCGGTGCCTCCGCAGCCCCTGCCCACGCACAGTGGATGGAAGTGGGTCTATGTGCTCTCCGGGCGGCTGCGGGTGCGGCTGAGGGCCCGCGACGTTGTTCTCGAGTCCGGTGAGGCCATGGAGATCGACACGACCGAGCCGCACTGGACCGGATCGACCGGGGAGGGCGTGACCGAGATCCTGATGCTCATCGGACCGGCTGGCGAGAGGTTCGTCGTGCGGTGA
- a CDS encoding acyl-CoA dehydrogenase family protein, protein MTQIVERQDAVTEELAVTEELVARARAAVPTLAAHAEQTERDLRVAPESAAAAAEAGAFALSTPRRYGGVEADTTTTVRVVAELGRGCGSTAWVAAVSGDAKWMFQRFMSEAARDEFFADPDVRLCGSAHPTGRSTEVPGGGLRVSGRWSYASGCEDAQWAVLGAPIFDGDRMRDQPMGPMASTTVLVPTSSLAIDRTWDMAGLRGTGSHTLVADDVFVPASHVMQPDLADAQAMGRFVAVSVGTFAPLLGVAQAALDHVASILTERRPPMSAYANMTESPTARQLFAEATLLLAGARRSVLHIAATIDGLSPGQRELSAVEEAELRMELISAAKQCRQAVELLLDLHGSSSFATSNPLQRMWRDLAVGTRHGALTSYMTAEAYARSLVGVE, encoded by the coding sequence ATGACACAGATCGTTGAACGCCAGGACGCGGTAACCGAGGAACTGGCGGTAACCGAGGAACTGGTGGCCCGGGCGCGCGCTGCGGTGCCGACGCTGGCCGCACACGCCGAGCAGACCGAGCGCGACCTACGCGTGGCACCCGAAAGTGCGGCCGCCGCAGCCGAAGCCGGTGCATTCGCGCTGTCCACGCCCCGTCGCTACGGCGGCGTCGAGGCCGACACCACGACGACGGTGCGGGTGGTGGCCGAACTGGGCCGGGGCTGCGGGTCGACGGCCTGGGTCGCGGCGGTCTCGGGCGACGCGAAGTGGATGTTCCAGCGGTTCATGAGCGAGGCGGCCCGCGACGAGTTCTTCGCCGATCCCGACGTCCGGCTGTGCGGTTCAGCGCATCCGACGGGGCGGTCCACCGAGGTGCCGGGCGGCGGGTTGCGGGTGTCGGGCCGGTGGAGCTACGCCTCTGGTTGTGAGGATGCGCAGTGGGCGGTGCTGGGTGCCCCGATCTTCGATGGCGATCGGATGCGCGACCAACCGATGGGGCCGATGGCGTCCACAACGGTACTGGTACCGACGTCGAGTTTGGCCATCGATCGCACATGGGACATGGCCGGTTTGCGCGGCACCGGCAGTCACACCCTGGTGGCCGACGACGTGTTCGTCCCGGCGTCGCACGTGATGCAGCCGGACTTGGCTGATGCCCAGGCGATGGGCCGGTTCGTGGCCGTCTCCGTGGGAACGTTCGCACCGCTGCTAGGGGTTGCGCAGGCCGCCTTGGACCACGTCGCCTCGATCCTTACCGAGCGCCGTCCGCCGATGTCGGCGTATGCGAACATGACCGAGTCGCCGACGGCCAGACAGTTGTTCGCCGAAGCAACGCTACTCCTCGCGGGCGCCCGCCGGAGCGTCTTGCACATCGCCGCGACGATCGACGGCTTGAGTCCCGGGCAGCGTGAGCTGAGCGCGGTCGAGGAGGCGGAGCTGCGGATGGAGTTGATCTCAGCGGCCAAGCAGTGCCGGCAAGCCGTCGAGCTGCTGCTGGATCTGCACGGGTCGAGCAGTTTCGCGACGTCGAATCCGTTGCAGCGGATGTGGCGCGACCTCGCGGTCGGAACCCGCCACGGCGCGCTGACTTCGTATATGACTGCCGAGGCGTACGCGCGCAGCCTCGTTGGTGTCGAGTAG
- a CDS encoding LysR family transcriptional regulator, with translation MEFRQLRYFVAVAEELNIGRAAQRLHLAAPSLSQQITALENDLGVQLFDRSRQGVSLTPTGAALLSKTRALLDSADDLSERVASVRTESPVRLGYVVWCPSDWAERVAGVAQMAIDVWTCPSHMLAVRVAEDTLDLAICWVQTSDLETLGLEAYLLGVEEISALSTGPGSSRVQAADAVVLTDSSNDSWSSWNRYATLFAKDTGAALEHIHDGGITGTAFFNHVRRLHGPVLNSPVGQSMPFPRDLHRRPIVAPTPLWTWSLVVRRDCKRASVRAVIKALTRDVQHPELADGQHWLPPGDPHGRP, from the coding sequence ATGGAGTTCAGGCAGCTGCGGTACTTCGTCGCAGTCGCGGAAGAGCTGAACATCGGCCGCGCAGCGCAGCGCCTGCACCTTGCTGCTCCGTCGCTCTCGCAACAGATCACGGCGCTCGAGAACGACCTCGGCGTACAGCTATTCGACCGAAGCCGCCAGGGCGTCAGTTTGACGCCAACCGGTGCTGCGCTGTTATCCAAGACCCGGGCACTGCTCGACAGCGCAGACGATCTGAGTGAGCGCGTCGCCAGCGTCAGAACAGAATCGCCGGTTCGACTTGGATACGTGGTGTGGTGCCCGTCTGATTGGGCCGAGCGTGTCGCCGGCGTCGCGCAGATGGCGATCGACGTGTGGACGTGCCCCTCGCACATGTTGGCGGTAAGAGTTGCCGAGGACACTCTCGACTTGGCCATCTGTTGGGTGCAGACCTCAGACCTGGAGACCTTGGGTCTAGAGGCGTATCTGTTGGGGGTCGAGGAAATCTCCGCGTTGAGTACGGGGCCGGGCTCCTCACGAGTCCAAGCGGCCGATGCGGTGGTGCTGACCGACAGCAGTAATGACAGCTGGTCATCGTGGAACCGTTACGCCACCTTGTTCGCGAAGGACACTGGTGCCGCCCTGGAACACATCCACGACGGTGGCATCACCGGCACGGCGTTCTTCAACCATGTCCGTCGACTCCACGGCCCGGTGTTGAACTCCCCAGTGGGACAGTCCATGCCATTTCCCCGCGATCTACACCGGCGCCCGATCGTCGCGCCTACGCCGCTGTGGACGTGGTCGCTTGTGGTGCGCCGAGATTGCAAGCGCGCTTCGGTACGTGCCGTCATAAAGGCTTTGACCCGGGATGTTCAGCATCCTGAGCTCGCCGATGGCCAGCACTGGTTGCCGCCTGGTGACCCACACGGCCGGCCATAG
- a CDS encoding SDR family oxidoreductase, with translation MMECEFGWRAGLLGGARMKVFVIGATGGVGRRLVRELVQRGDDVGGLHRRPDQASALRDMGAEPFDADLATMTEGDLASVVAGTDALVFTAGAGGGSAEMTTGIDGHGVSKSIAAAQAADVRRFILVSAFPEAWRERPRSEGFEHYLAVKKQADVELAASDLDWVILRPAELTDRTGSGTVSLSRALIHTTVSRDNVAATLAELVHHPTVSRLVLELTDGPHRIPEAIQALKV, from the coding sequence ATGATGGAGTGCGAATTCGGTTGGCGAGCAGGGCTACTGGGAGGTGCCAGGATGAAAGTCTTCGTGATAGGTGCAACCGGGGGTGTGGGTCGCCGCCTAGTGAGGGAATTGGTTCAACGCGGCGATGATGTGGGGGGCCTGCACCGGCGACCCGACCAAGCAAGCGCTCTCCGTGATATGGGTGCCGAGCCGTTCGATGCCGACTTGGCGACCATGACCGAGGGCGACCTGGCTTCGGTGGTCGCCGGTACGGATGCTTTGGTCTTTACCGCTGGGGCCGGTGGCGGTAGCGCGGAGATGACGACAGGTATCGACGGGCACGGCGTGTCGAAGTCCATCGCGGCTGCCCAAGCAGCCGATGTCCGACGCTTCATTCTGGTGTCGGCGTTTCCGGAAGCCTGGCGCGAGCGTCCACGCTCCGAAGGGTTCGAACACTACCTCGCAGTCAAGAAGCAGGCCGACGTCGAATTGGCGGCCAGCGATCTCGACTGGGTGATCCTGCGTCCCGCCGAACTCACTGACCGCACCGGCAGCGGCACGGTCTCTTTATCGCGCGCGCTGATACATACGACGGTGTCTCGCGACAACGTGGCCGCCACTTTGGCCGAGCTGGTTCACCACCCAACGGTCTCTCGCCTTGTCCTCGAACTCACCGACGGCCCGCACCGGATCCCCGAAGCGATCCAGGCGCTGAAGGTTTGA
- a CDS encoding type 1 glutamine amidotransferase domain-containing protein, whose translation MEHVMSVPYVLIVATNAAVIGPNHRPTGYFFPEIAHPVEELDKAGIAVEFSSPLGGKPPEDGFDGDDPTQRAFRDSKAYRRLARSRKLSEVDVLDYDAVLFPGGLGPMVDITGNPEVQAVVTRAWEAGLIVSAVCHGPSAFLGVTVDGVPLVRGRKLTAFSKAEEDGYAKEDVPFDLETALRDEGALFEAAEPWHSKAVVDGRLITGQNPQSGAAIGEALADALRAS comes from the coding sequence ATGGAGCACGTCATGTCTGTTCCCTACGTACTCATCGTCGCCACCAACGCCGCTGTCATCGGCCCGAACCACCGACCAACAGGCTACTTCTTCCCCGAGATCGCCCACCCGGTAGAAGAACTCGACAAAGCCGGCATAGCAGTCGAGTTCTCCTCGCCGCTGGGCGGGAAACCGCCGGAGGATGGATTCGACGGTGACGATCCCACCCAGCGGGCTTTCCGTGACTCGAAGGCCTATCGCCGGCTTGCGCGCAGCCGCAAGCTCTCAGAGGTCGACGTGCTCGATTACGACGCCGTCCTCTTCCCCGGTGGCCTGGGCCCCATGGTCGACATCACGGGCAATCCCGAGGTGCAAGCGGTCGTCACCCGCGCCTGGGAAGCAGGTCTGATCGTGTCCGCCGTGTGTCACGGCCCGTCGGCGTTCCTTGGCGTCACCGTAGACGGAGTTCCGCTTGTGCGAGGCCGCAAGCTCACCGCGTTCTCCAAAGCCGAAGAGGATGGCTACGCCAAGGAAGATGTGCCTTTCGACCTCGAAACCGCGCTCCGTGACGAAGGCGCCCTCTTCGAAGCGGCGGAGCCCTGGCATTCCAAGGCAGTAGTCGACGGTCGGTTGATCACGGGGCAGAATCCACAATCGGGCGCCGCCATCGGCGAAGCGCTCGCTGACGCGCTCAGGGCCTCGTAA
- a CDS encoding class I SAM-dependent methyltransferase yields the protein MANETQGYLFSSEFSEERSRLGAMEALWDPGSKQVMAELGLGEGWRCLEIGAGGGSLVEWIAERGAAVTAIDIDTRFIDHMQSERITVLRADIGQEELPHAEFDLVHARLVLEHLPDRRQILGRLAATLRHGGWMVVEDMDWTTFGLVDDDDDGGALVHVAEALMELMARAGFERNYGRRVIGDLADAGLTDVRGEGRFRIIDSGSPGFDFFRLSFASVRDKLVGEGLISAGEAAATAARFTQDVRLSTPLMVAGIGRRA from the coding sequence GTGGCGAATGAAACACAGGGCTACTTGTTCAGCAGCGAGTTCAGCGAGGAACGCTCTCGGCTGGGGGCAATGGAAGCACTATGGGATCCGGGGAGCAAGCAGGTGATGGCCGAACTGGGACTCGGCGAGGGTTGGCGTTGCCTCGAGATCGGCGCCGGTGGCGGATCGCTCGTCGAGTGGATAGCTGAGCGCGGCGCCGCGGTGACCGCGATTGACATCGACACCCGCTTCATCGATCACATGCAGTCCGAACGGATTACCGTGCTTCGTGCGGATATCGGCCAGGAGGAACTCCCGCATGCGGAATTCGATCTGGTCCACGCCCGCCTCGTATTGGAACACCTTCCCGACCGTCGACAGATTCTGGGCCGGTTGGCTGCAACGCTGCGGCACGGGGGCTGGATGGTAGTCGAGGACATGGACTGGACTACCTTCGGGCTGGTTGATGATGATGACGACGGAGGGGCGTTGGTCCATGTCGCCGAGGCTCTTATGGAGCTCATGGCCCGAGCGGGTTTTGAGAGGAATTACGGTCGACGCGTCATCGGTGACCTTGCTGACGCGGGGCTGACGGACGTCCGAGGAGAAGGCCGCTTTCGAATCATCGACTCCGGCTCGCCGGGATTCGACTTCTTCAGGCTCTCGTTCGCTAGTGTGCGTGACAAGCTTGTCGGCGAGGGCTTGATCTCGGCCGGGGAGGCCGCGGCGACGGCTGCCCGTTTCACACAAGACGTCCGCCTGAGCACGCCGCTCATGGTGGCCGGAATCGGCCGTCGCGCCTGA
- a CDS encoding alcohol dehydrogenase catalytic domain-containing protein, whose amino-acid sequence MRAVQMDDFRKRLAVRDVPVPEIGDEDALIRVTASGVCRTDWHVWNGDWTWIGLHPPLPTTLGHEIGGVVESVGSKVIALPVGTRVTVPFNLACGGCRYCRKGLQNLCDNWAWPFLIEGSGGFAEYVRVPNANLNCIPLPSEVTELDAAVLGCRYMTAYRQVRTRASVRAGETVTVVGLGGVGLAAVEIASALGAQVVAVDKQPDRLVEATKLGAMEVFNSDGLTPVEVGERVQAVNGGIGSEVSIDAVGMNDATLTALESLQKGGRLATVGLTTRGEDGNLTIPIDKIVAKEWSISGSLGNPHADYPELLAMIQHGKLAPRQHVRREIGFDDVQGVFDVLPDFGTRGYVVITKF is encoded by the coding sequence ATGCGCGCTGTGCAGATGGATGATTTTCGAAAACGCTTGGCGGTACGCGATGTACCTGTTCCGGAGATCGGGGATGAGGACGCGCTCATCCGGGTCACTGCGTCCGGAGTTTGTCGCACCGACTGGCACGTATGGAACGGCGACTGGACGTGGATCGGGCTTCATCCTCCGCTTCCTACGACGTTGGGTCATGAGATCGGCGGCGTGGTCGAGAGCGTCGGCAGCAAGGTGATTGCGCTGCCGGTCGGCACCCGAGTGACTGTGCCGTTCAATCTCGCATGTGGTGGCTGCCGATACTGCAGGAAGGGCCTCCAGAATCTCTGCGACAACTGGGCTTGGCCGTTTCTGATCGAAGGCTCTGGTGGTTTCGCGGAGTACGTCCGCGTACCGAACGCCAACCTGAATTGCATTCCCCTTCCAAGTGAGGTCACCGAACTCGACGCGGCGGTGCTGGGTTGTCGCTACATGACGGCTTACCGTCAAGTCCGCACACGAGCGTCGGTGCGTGCGGGCGAGACTGTCACGGTTGTGGGCCTCGGGGGTGTGGGGCTCGCCGCAGTCGAGATCGCGTCTGCCCTGGGTGCGCAGGTCGTCGCTGTCGACAAGCAGCCGGATCGGCTGGTTGAGGCGACGAAACTCGGTGCGATGGAGGTCTTCAACTCCGACGGCCTGACTCCGGTTGAAGTCGGCGAGCGTGTTCAGGCCGTCAACGGCGGCATTGGTTCGGAGGTATCGATCGATGCGGTCGGGATGAACGACGCGACCCTGACAGCGCTCGAGTCGCTGCAGAAGGGAGGCCGACTGGCCACGGTCGGGCTGACCACGCGCGGCGAGGACGGCAATCTCACCATCCCCATCGACAAGATCGTCGCCAAGGAATGGTCGATCTCCGGCAGTCTCGGCAATCCCCACGCGGACTACCCCGAACTGCTGGCCATGATCCAGCACGGGAAACTGGCCCCTCGCCAACACGTCCGCCGTGAAATCGGTTTCGACGACGTGCAGGGCGTCTTCGACGTGCTGCCCGACTTCGGAACCCGCGGCTACGTCGTCATCACGAAATTCTGA
- a CDS encoding ROK family protein: MTSVGEVFALIRELRVTTRAELVARTSLSRTAVTARVATLLELGLVAEAERAPSTGGRPATTLSFDADAGIVLCVAIGISRTRMAVCNLAGEIVATADIDQEVALGPDDLLPDVVKQLDVLLADHADVPVYGIGVSLPGPVDRERGCSRDSPILRGWDGVRLRPYFEGLSNAPVLLDNDANAIALGERGGELERIDDLLVLKLSTGLGAGIIAGGALQRGASQAAGEFGHNKTPAAAGLSCRCGDTGCLEAIAAGWAVVHALQQRGYSVRHMRDVVELAHAGDPEVRRMIRDSGRHIGEVVAAAVNLLNPKVLVIAGDLAGAYEIFVAGLRETLYRNATAMSTRELEVVQAAHAGHSAVVGTATMVLEEVLSPSAVDKLVALG, translated from the coding sequence GTGACGAGCGTCGGCGAAGTGTTCGCCCTGATCCGTGAACTGCGGGTCACCACGCGCGCGGAACTGGTGGCGAGGACGTCGCTGTCGCGCACGGCGGTGACGGCCCGCGTGGCCACGCTCCTGGAACTCGGGCTGGTCGCGGAGGCCGAGCGTGCGCCCTCGACCGGGGGACGGCCCGCCACCACGCTGAGTTTCGACGCGGACGCAGGCATCGTGCTGTGCGTCGCGATTGGGATCAGCCGCACACGCATGGCGGTCTGCAACCTCGCCGGTGAGATCGTCGCCACCGCGGACATTGACCAAGAGGTCGCACTCGGCCCCGACGACCTGCTGCCCGATGTGGTCAAGCAGCTCGACGTGCTCCTTGCCGATCACGCGGACGTGCCGGTGTACGGCATCGGCGTGAGCCTGCCAGGGCCCGTCGACCGTGAACGGGGTTGCAGCCGGGACTCGCCGATCTTGCGCGGCTGGGACGGCGTCAGGTTGCGGCCGTACTTCGAGGGACTCTCCAACGCCCCGGTCCTGCTGGACAACGACGCCAACGCCATCGCCCTCGGTGAGCGTGGCGGCGAACTGGAGCGCATCGACGACCTGCTGGTCCTGAAGCTCTCGACGGGGTTGGGCGCCGGCATCATCGCCGGCGGCGCGCTGCAGCGGGGTGCCTCCCAGGCGGCGGGCGAGTTCGGCCACAACAAGACCCCTGCGGCAGCGGGACTTTCGTGCCGGTGCGGTGACACGGGCTGCCTCGAGGCGATCGCGGCGGGCTGGGCGGTGGTGCACGCGCTACAGCAGCGTGGGTACTCGGTGCGGCACATGCGCGACGTCGTCGAACTCGCGCACGCCGGCGATCCGGAGGTCCGCCGCATGATCCGCGACAGTGGCAGGCACATAGGCGAAGTCGTCGCCGCGGCGGTCAACCTGCTCAACCCGAAGGTGCTCGTCATCGCCGGCGATCTAGCGGGGGCCTACGAGATTTTCGTCGCTGGACTCCGAGAAACCCTGTACCGCAACGCGACCGCGATGTCCACTCGCGAACTCGAGGTCGTACAGGCCGCCCACGCCGGGCACTCGGCCGTGGTCGGCACGGCGACCATGGTGCTCGAAGAGGTGCTCAGCCCCAGCGCCGTCGACAAGTTGGTGGCCCTCGGCTAG